A portion of the Chloroflexota bacterium genome contains these proteins:
- a CDS encoding DUF2269 family protein codes for MSPVPLIIAHVSLAILLLLPNVLAPFVLRRDSATRGQGRLARLVLTLQGPGSFWIGLGVAITGIGLLVVIGLELLTQPWLLVALGLYAANLVVAAVVARPNLRRLLGLSGALDQETWARLARRQRYLAYGMAGAIGVIGLLMMTKPQLW; via the coding sequence ATGAGCCCCGTCCCGCTGATCATCGCCCACGTCAGCCTGGCCATCCTGCTCCTGCTGCCGAACGTGCTGGCACCGTTCGTCCTGCGTCGTGATTCCGCGACCCGAGGCCAGGGCCGCCTGGCTCGACTGGTGCTCACGCTCCAGGGTCCGGGCTCGTTCTGGATCGGCCTCGGCGTGGCCATCACCGGGATCGGGCTGCTGGTGGTCATCGGCCTGGAGCTGCTGACTCAGCCCTGGCTGTTGGTGGCGCTCGGCCTGTATGCCGCCAACCTGGTCGTCGCGGCGGTCGTGGCGCGGCCCAACCTGCGGCGGTTGCTCGGCCTATCCGGCGCGCTGGACCAGGAGACGTGGGCCCGCCTTGCGCGACGGCAGCGTTACCTGGCCTACGGGATGGCGGGTGCCATCGGCGTCATCGGGCTGTTGATGATGACCAAGCCCCAGCTGTGGTGA
- a CDS encoding methylmalonyl-CoA mutase family protein produces the protein MSEGPGSERKPRFTTQSGVEIKRVYTAADLPDWDPARDLGEPGQPPFTRGIHATGHRGRLWTMRMFAGFGAAEDTNARFRRLIAEGGTGLSIAYDMPTLYGYDHDDPHAAGEFGTCGVAVSSLADMEILLSGLPIGEISTSMTINSPAAMIWAMYLVAAEKVGVPRAELTGTLQNDILKEFIAQKEYIFPPAPSLRLVTDTVEFGTREMPRWNTISISGYHIREAGSTAVQELAFTIADGIAYVEDALARGLRFDDFAPRLSFFFNSHNDFFEEVAKFRAARRMWHRLCVERFGAENERSTWMRFHTQTAGVSLTAQQPLNNLTRVAIQALAAVLGGTQSLHTDAYDEAWAVPSEAAALLALRQQQILAEESGVANTVDPLGGSYFVEALTNQTEAAAWDYIRRIDDMGGMLRAVEDGFPQAEVADAAYVQSRALEDGEHQIVGVTRYVDRDEELGVPLLEITQDMERRHLDRLARVRAERDADAHARAVTRLQEEAARPAVNLMPAIVEAVEAYATIGEMCGVLRGVFGEYREPLAV, from the coding sequence GTGAGCGAAGGACCGGGCTCCGAGCGCAAGCCACGCTTCACGACCCAGTCGGGGGTCGAGATCAAGCGCGTCTACACCGCTGCCGACCTGCCCGATTGGGATCCCGCGCGCGACCTGGGCGAGCCAGGCCAGCCACCGTTCACTCGGGGTATCCACGCCACCGGCCATCGGGGGCGGCTGTGGACGATGCGGATGTTCGCTGGCTTCGGCGCGGCCGAAGATACGAATGCCCGCTTCCGGCGCCTCATCGCGGAGGGGGGGACCGGTCTGTCCATCGCGTACGACATGCCGACTCTGTACGGATACGACCACGACGACCCGCACGCCGCGGGCGAGTTCGGGACCTGCGGCGTGGCGGTCAGCAGCCTGGCCGACATGGAGATCCTGTTGTCGGGGCTGCCGATCGGCGAGATCAGCACCTCGATGACCATCAACTCGCCGGCGGCCATGATCTGGGCCATGTACCTGGTCGCCGCCGAGAAGGTAGGCGTCCCCCGGGCCGAGCTCACCGGAACGCTCCAGAACGACATCCTCAAGGAGTTCATCGCCCAGAAGGAGTACATCTTCCCGCCCGCCCCCTCGCTGCGCCTGGTCACCGACACGGTCGAGTTCGGGACCCGCGAGATGCCGCGCTGGAACACGATCAGCATCAGCGGCTACCACATCCGGGAGGCCGGCTCGACGGCGGTCCAGGAGCTGGCGTTCACGATCGCCGACGGGATCGCGTACGTGGAGGACGCCCTGGCCCGCGGACTGCGCTTCGACGACTTTGCGCCCCGCCTGTCGTTCTTCTTCAACAGCCACAACGACTTCTTCGAGGAGGTCGCGAAGTTCCGGGCCGCGCGCCGGATGTGGCACCGGTTGTGCGTCGAGCGCTTCGGCGCCGAGAACGAGCGCTCGACCTGGATGCGGTTCCACACCCAGACCGCGGGCGTGTCGCTGACGGCCCAGCAGCCGCTGAACAACCTGACCCGGGTCGCGATCCAGGCCCTGGCCGCGGTCCTGGGTGGCACGCAGTCGCTGCATACCGATGCGTACGACGAGGCGTGGGCAGTTCCCTCGGAAGCGGCCGCCCTGCTCGCCCTGCGCCAGCAGCAGATCCTGGCCGAGGAGTCGGGGGTAGCGAACACGGTGGACCCGTTGGGGGGCTCGTACTTCGTGGAGGCACTCACCAACCAGACCGAGGCCGCGGCCTGGGACTACATCCGGCGCATCGACGACATGGGGGGCATGCTGCGGGCCGTGGAGGATGGGTTCCCGCAGGCCGAGGTCGCGGACGCGGCTTATGTCCAGAGCCGCGCCCTGGAGGACGGGGAGCACCAGATCGTGGGGGTCACCCGGTACGTCGACCGCGACGAGGAGCTGGGCGTCCCGCTGCTCGAGATCACTCAGGACATGGAGCGGCGCCACCTGGACCGGTTGGCGCGGGTCCGGGCCGAGCGCGACGCGGACGCGCATGCGCGGGCCGTGACCCGGTTGCAGGAGGAGGCGGCCCGACCGGCCGTCAATCTCATGCCGGCTATCGTCGAGGCGGTCGAGGCCTACGCCACCATCGGCGAGATGTGCGGCGTTCTACGCGGTGTCTTTGGGGAGTACCGCGAGCCGCTGGCCGTCTAA
- a CDS encoding SpoIID/LytB domain-containing protein codes for MPRRALAASLLAAATLLGSGFPGQIAPATASSCSGWTSEATPPPTIRVFRAATGAVDTVDFKVYAKNVLSREWIGWWTTESLRSGGVAVKMYAWYHVLHWRGLTNAEGACFDVYDDTRDQVYNPAQPTWTSAAAAVDATWGTRALKNGSVYPTYYNAGAANEACGANANGWRMYQGGTQACGLAGLSAAQILLTYYYPNWTVTDAPPPPPAPTPVPTPIPTPSPTAPPTPSPVPSLPPTGPPAPTAAPQPTPLPTPAPTAAPTPAPAPTPGGNPGGGQSGIVGQSTPPPPPAINPGEVTVAVAASAAPSQGASPPAPSLRRPVSPGPAATHESPMFRALAAAAIRDLAVRLAIPLFVGRSDPGMAAPSVELPAVIGR; via the coding sequence ATGCCGCGCCGTGCTTTGGCGGCGTCGCTGCTGGCCGCGGCCACCCTCCTGGGCAGCGGGTTCCCGGGGCAGATCGCTCCTGCGACCGCATCCTCGTGCAGTGGTTGGACCAGCGAGGCGACCCCGCCCCCCACCATCCGCGTGTTTCGGGCTGCCACCGGAGCGGTCGACACGGTCGACTTCAAGGTCTACGCCAAGAACGTCCTGAGCCGCGAGTGGATCGGTTGGTGGACGACCGAATCGCTGCGCTCCGGCGGGGTGGCGGTGAAGATGTACGCCTGGTACCACGTTCTCCATTGGCGCGGCCTGACCAACGCAGAGGGCGCCTGCTTCGACGTCTACGACGACACCCGGGACCAGGTCTACAACCCGGCCCAGCCGACCTGGACCAGCGCTGCGGCGGCCGTCGACGCCACCTGGGGTACCAGGGCCCTGAAGAACGGAAGCGTCTACCCGACCTATTACAACGCTGGCGCGGCGAATGAGGCCTGCGGCGCCAACGCCAACGGCTGGCGGATGTACCAGGGGGGCACCCAGGCCTGCGGCCTGGCCGGTCTGAGCGCGGCCCAGATCCTGCTCACGTACTACTACCCCAACTGGACGGTGACCGATGCCCCGCCACCGCCGCCCGCGCCAACGCCGGTACCCACACCCATCCCGACCCCTTCCCCGACCGCCCCACCGACCCCGTCCCCCGTGCCAAGCCTGCCACCCACCGGGCCGCCGGCCCCCACGGCCGCGCCTCAGCCCACGCCCCTGCCCACACCCGCACCCACAGCCGCGCCAACTCCGGCCCCGGCCCCGACCCCGGGTGGCAACCCCGGCGGCGGGCAATCGGGCATCGTCGGTCAGTCCACTCCCCCGCCACCGCCGGCGATCAACCCGGGGGAGGTGACGGTCGCGGTCGCTGCCTCGGCCGCACCCAGCCAGGGAGCATCCCCGCCGGCGCCATCGCTCCGCCGGCCGGTGTCGCCAGGTCCGGCGGCGACCCACGAGTCTCCGATGTTCCGCGCCCTGGCGGCGGCGGCGATTCGCGACCTGGCCGTCCGGCTGGCCATCCCGTTGTTCGTCGGGCGTTCCGACCCGGGAATGGCCGCGCCATCGGTGGAGCTTCCCGCCGTCATCGGTCGCTAG
- a CDS encoding acyl-CoA dehydrogenase family protein, with protein sequence MVDFSLTDEQREVQRTARAFGEREILPRIRELDSTSTYDRGLYEKMGAVGFLGLPIPERYGGSGMDYIAFAALCEEMERADTAFRVILSVHTGLNSLTLLQWADEDQKQRYLVPQARGEKLATFGLTEPGVGSDAANLATTARRDGDRYILNGSKVWISLADTADYFLVFATVDRSLGHKGITAFIVERAFPGFSSDSLHGKLGVRAGNTGILYFSDCEVPVANRVGEEGEGFTIAMSAIDQGRYTVAAGSVGLAVACLDASVKYAHERKAFGEEIGRHQLVKQMLARMQQGIEAGRLLVWKAGWLKNQGLRSTRETGLAKWFCTDHAVQCAMDAIQIHGAYGYSDEYPVERFLRNSKGSVIYEGTSQIHTLMQADYLLGYRTDKPLRMPQPAWEGES encoded by the coding sequence ATGGTCGACTTCTCCCTGACCGATGAGCAGCGCGAGGTGCAGCGCACCGCCCGCGCCTTCGGCGAGCGCGAGATCCTGCCCCGCATCCGAGAGCTCGACTCGACCTCGACTTACGACCGCGGCCTGTACGAGAAGATGGGTGCGGTCGGCTTCCTGGGGCTGCCCATCCCCGAGCGCTACGGCGGGTCGGGCATGGACTACATTGCCTTCGCGGCCCTGTGCGAGGAGATGGAGCGGGCCGACACCGCGTTCCGGGTCATCCTCAGCGTCCACACCGGGCTGAACTCGCTGACGCTCCTGCAATGGGCGGACGAGGACCAGAAGCAGCGCTACCTCGTCCCGCAGGCGCGCGGGGAGAAGCTGGCGACCTTTGGCCTGACCGAGCCGGGTGTGGGAAGCGACGCCGCCAACCTGGCCACCACTGCCCGGCGCGACGGGGATCGGTACATCCTGAACGGATCGAAGGTCTGGATCAGCCTGGCCGATACCGCCGACTATTTCCTGGTCTTTGCCACCGTCGACCGTTCGCTGGGCCACAAGGGCATTACCGCGTTCATCGTGGAGCGCGCGTTTCCCGGCTTCAGCTCCGATTCGCTCCACGGCAAGCTGGGGGTCCGGGCCGGCAACACCGGGATCCTGTACTTCAGCGACTGTGAGGTCCCGGTGGCCAACCGGGTTGGCGAGGAGGGGGAGGGCTTCACGATCGCCATGAGCGCCATCGACCAGGGTCGGTACACGGTGGCGGCGGGCAGCGTGGGGCTGGCCGTCGCGTGCCTGGACGCATCGGTCAAGTACGCGCACGAGCGGAAGGCGTTCGGGGAGGAGATCGGCCGCCATCAGCTGGTCAAGCAGATGCTGGCTCGCATGCAGCAGGGGATCGAGGCCGGGCGGCTGCTGGTCTGGAAGGCCGGCTGGCTGAAGAACCAGGGCCTGCGCAGCACCCGGGAGACGGGCCTGGCCAAGTGGTTCTGCACCGACCACGCGGTCCAGTGCGCCATGGACGCGATCCAGATTCACGGGGCCTACGGCTACTCGGACGAGTACCCGGTGGAGCGCTTCCTGCGGAACTCGAAGGGCTCGGTCATCTACGAGGGGACGAGCCAGATCCACACCCTCATGCAGGCCGACTACCTGCTCGGCTACCGCACCGACAAGCCCCTCCGCATGCCCCAGCCCGCCTGGGAGGGCGAGTCCTAG
- a CDS encoding dienelactone hydrolase family protein yields the protein MCHPADARPPLPPIRGGAVDARDLVLTSADGTQFAAHLARAASPGGPGIVVMPDAGGLNSFYEDLARRLAEAGVHAVAIDPYARTAGLGRRGPDFDAMPHVSQTRHETISADVAAAVEALRAPDGGAAERVYSLGFCFFGRVSFLQAGEGHGLDGVIGFYGPPSGPNRAGLPEPVDRAPHFTSPVLGLFGGADPGIPAESIAAFDAALKAAGVEHRLITYPDAPHSFFDRSADEHAEAAADAWRQVLGFVGIPVGD from the coding sequence ATGTGCCATCCGGCCGATGCACGCCCGCCGCTGCCCCCCATCCGCGGCGGCGCTGTCGACGCCCGTGACCTGGTCCTGACCTCGGCCGACGGCACGCAGTTCGCGGCCCATCTCGCGCGCGCCGCCTCCCCGGGCGGGCCCGGCATCGTCGTCATGCCCGACGCGGGCGGCCTGAATTCCTTCTACGAGGACCTGGCCCGTCGCCTGGCCGAGGCCGGCGTGCATGCGGTGGCCATCGACCCCTACGCGCGGACCGCGGGCCTCGGCCGCCGGGGGCCCGACTTCGATGCCATGCCCCACGTGAGCCAGACCCGCCACGAGACCATCTCGGCTGACGTGGCGGCGGCGGTCGAAGCGCTGCGCGCCCCCGATGGAGGAGCCGCCGAGCGCGTGTACAGCCTGGGCTTCTGCTTCTTTGGGCGAGTGTCCTTCCTCCAGGCCGGCGAGGGGCATGGACTAGACGGTGTCATCGGCTTCTACGGCCCGCCGAGTGGTCCCAACCGGGCCGGCCTGCCTGAGCCGGTCGACCGCGCGCCGCACTTCACGAGCCCGGTGCTCGGCCTGTTCGGCGGCGCCGACCCGGGCATCCCGGCCGAGAGCATCGCCGCCTTCGATGCCGCGCTGAAGGCTGCCGGCGTCGAGCATCGGCTCATCACGTACCCGGACGCGCCGCACTCGTTCTTCGACCGCAGCGCGGACGAGCATGCCGAGGCCGCCGCCGACGCATGGCGCCAGGTGCTGGGTTTCGTGGGGATTCCGGTCGGGGACTGA
- a CDS encoding Glu/Leu/Phe/Val dehydrogenase, with product MTADRPTDNGAQLWAGAQAELDAVAERLGLDDGMHRVLRVPKRELEVHFPVRFDDGHVEAVTGWRVHHNINRGPSTGGVRYTADLTLDIVRANAMWNTWKAALVEIPYGGAFGGVVINPKKLSAHEREGLTRRYTTEISPLIGPSQDIPMPDVNTDEQTMAWMMDTFSMHRGYTIRGVVTGKPPSIGGSRGQREAVSRGALRTIQAVAGQHAVALDGARVVVQGFGRVGTILAEMLAAAGARVVALADDRHAVRNAGGIAIPAAVAHMAERDTIDELRGAEAVDRREIFGEPCEILISAGLSHQITRANAPTIQARIVAEAANGPTTPEADRILRDKGVTVIPDILGTAGGFVVGYFEWVQDLQSFFWTDAEVAAELDRVMDDAALAVMSAADQHHTDLRTAALMVAVGRTAAATTLRGLYP from the coding sequence ATGACCGCCGACCGGCCCACCGACAACGGCGCCCAGCTGTGGGCGGGCGCCCAAGCCGAGCTGGACGCCGTGGCCGAGCGCCTGGGCCTGGACGACGGGATGCACCGCGTCCTGCGCGTCCCGAAGCGCGAGCTGGAGGTCCACTTTCCCGTGCGCTTCGATGATGGCCACGTGGAGGCGGTCACCGGCTGGCGCGTCCACCACAACATCAACCGCGGACCCTCCACCGGTGGCGTGCGCTACACCGCCGACCTGACCCTGGACATCGTCCGCGCCAACGCGATGTGGAACACGTGGAAAGCGGCCCTGGTCGAGATCCCGTACGGCGGCGCCTTTGGCGGGGTGGTGATCAACCCCAAGAAGCTGTCCGCCCACGAACGGGAGGGCCTGACGCGCCGTTACACGACCGAGATCAGCCCCCTCATCGGTCCCAGCCAGGACATCCCCATGCCGGACGTCAACACCGACGAGCAGACCATGGCCTGGATGATGGACACCTTCTCGATGCATCGCGGCTACACGATCCGCGGCGTGGTGACCGGCAAGCCTCCGTCCATCGGCGGCTCGCGCGGACAGCGGGAGGCCGTCAGCCGCGGGGCGCTGCGGACCATCCAGGCCGTGGCCGGCCAGCACGCGGTGGCACTGGACGGGGCGCGCGTCGTGGTGCAGGGCTTCGGGCGGGTGGGCACCATCCTGGCCGAGATGCTGGCCGCGGCCGGCGCCCGGGTCGTGGCCCTGGCCGACGACCGCCACGCGGTCCGCAATGCCGGCGGCATTGCCATCCCGGCGGCCGTCGCACACATGGCCGAGCGGGACACGATCGACGAGCTGCGGGGCGCCGAAGCCGTGGACCGCCGCGAGATCTTCGGGGAGCCGTGCGAGATCCTGATCAGCGCCGGCCTCTCGCACCAGATCACGCGGGCCAATGCACCCACCATCCAGGCCCGGATCGTGGCCGAGGCCGCAAACGGGCCGACCACGCCGGAGGCGGATCGCATCCTGCGCGACAAGGGGGTCACCGTCATCCCCGACATCCTGGGCACCGCGGGCGGCTTCGTGGTTGGCTACTTCGAATGGGTCCAGGATCTGCAGTCCTTCTTCTGGACCGATGCCGAAGTGGCCGCTGAGCTCGACCGGGTGATGGATGACGCGGCCCTTGCGGTGATGTCGGCTGCCGATCAGCACCACACGGACCTCCGGACGGCCGCGCTGATGGTGGCCGTGGGCCGTACGGCGGCGGCAACCACCCTTCGCGGCCTTTACCCGTAG
- a CDS encoding ornithine cyclodeaminase family protein → MELIDAASLRSLVPIERLLDAVDAAYRDVAAGRDRSPLRHHVELGGGGLLVLMPAVREGGSGAAVKLASWVPGNPERGLPTIQGTVTWFDAQTGEPAFQLDAPTVTAMRTGAASGVGARLMARSDATVMALFGAGVQAEWQIRAVLAARPIREVRVYSRTPAPREAFAASMDAQVPATVRAVESPEAAVRGADIVCCVTPSQTPVFDAAWLEPGAHVNAIGSFRMGMVEVPPEAFGRAALVAVDSRAAAAAEAGDLAAAVAAGQLDADAYVEIGSLAPGWAASRDPAAITIFKSVGLAIQDLATADLAVTAWREARAAG, encoded by the coding sequence ATGGAGCTGATTGACGCCGCCAGCCTGCGCTCGCTGGTTCCCATCGAGCGCCTGCTCGACGCGGTCGATGCCGCGTACCGTGACGTGGCGGCCGGCCGGGACCGCTCCCCGTTGCGTCACCACGTTGAGCTCGGTGGTGGCGGGTTGCTGGTTCTCATGCCCGCCGTGCGCGAGGGTGGATCCGGGGCCGCCGTCAAGCTCGCCAGCTGGGTCCCGGGCAACCCGGAGCGGGGTCTGCCGACCATCCAGGGCACCGTGACCTGGTTCGACGCCCAAACCGGCGAACCTGCGTTCCAGCTCGACGCACCGACCGTGACGGCCATGCGGACCGGCGCCGCGTCCGGGGTCGGCGCACGGCTCATGGCCCGTTCCGACGCCACCGTGATGGCCCTGTTCGGCGCCGGGGTGCAGGCCGAGTGGCAGATCAGGGCCGTGCTCGCCGCGCGGCCGATCCGCGAGGTCCGCGTCTATTCCCGCACTCCGGCGCCCCGAGAGGCGTTCGCGGCGTCGATGGATGCGCAGGTGCCCGCCACGGTGCGGGCGGTGGAATCGCCCGAGGCGGCGGTCCGTGGCGCCGACATCGTGTGCTGCGTCACACCGTCCCAGACGCCGGTGTTCGACGCCGCGTGGCTGGAGCCGGGTGCCCATGTCAACGCCATCGGGTCGTTCCGGATGGGGATGGTCGAGGTTCCGCCCGAGGCCTTTGGCCGCGCGGCGTTGGTGGCCGTGGACTCGCGGGCCGCGGCCGCCGCCGAGGCGGGCGACCTGGCCGCCGCGGTTGCCGCCGGCCAGCTGGACGCCGACGCGTACGTCGAGATCGGGAGCCTGGCGCCCGGCTGGGCCGCGAGCCGTGACCCGGCGGCCATCACCATCTTCAAGAGCGTGGGACTGGCGATCCAGGACCTGGCCACCGCCGACCTGGCGGTGACCGCGTGGCGGGAGGCCCGGGCAGCGGGGTAG
- a CDS encoding 5'-3' exonuclease H3TH domain-containing protein: MDVHLVDATFELFRAYHSRPAERGPDGRPVNAVRGLVDSLLSLLREPDVTHVGAATDHVIESWRNDVYPGYKSSAGVPRDLLAQFADAERAIQALGITCWAMVEDEADDALATVTARLATDPGVERIVICSVDKDLAQCVRGERIVLRDRMRKITYDEAGVVSKFGVRPTSIPDYLALVGDSSDGYPGLPGWGARSAAAVLARWEHLESIPDDPLTWEVDVRGTGRLASTLRQHRDEALLYRRLAILGTDSDAPGTLADLAWRGVPRKPFLALCAEFGFESVPGRVHRWA; this comes from the coding sequence GTGGACGTTCACCTCGTCGACGCCACCTTCGAGCTGTTCCGCGCCTACCACTCCCGGCCGGCTGAGCGCGGTCCGGATGGCCGGCCGGTCAACGCCGTCCGCGGCCTGGTCGACTCCCTGCTCAGCCTGCTGCGCGAACCGGACGTGACCCACGTCGGCGCCGCCACCGACCACGTCATCGAAAGCTGGCGCAATGACGTGTATCCGGGCTACAAATCCAGCGCCGGGGTCCCGCGCGATCTGCTGGCCCAATTCGCCGATGCCGAGCGGGCCATCCAGGCCCTGGGCATCACCTGCTGGGCCATGGTCGAGGATGAGGCCGACGACGCCCTGGCCACGGTGACCGCCCGACTGGCGACCGACCCTGGGGTCGAGCGGATCGTGATCTGCAGCGTGGACAAGGATCTTGCCCAGTGCGTCCGCGGGGAGCGGATCGTCCTCCGCGACCGGATGCGCAAGATCACCTACGACGAGGCAGGGGTGGTCTCCAAGTTCGGTGTCCGCCCCACCAGCATCCCCGACTACCTGGCCCTCGTCGGCGACAGCTCCGACGGCTATCCGGGCCTCCCCGGCTGGGGCGCCCGGAGCGCGGCCGCGGTCTTGGCCCGCTGGGAGCACCTGGAGTCCATCCCCGACGATCCGCTGACCTGGGAAGTCGACGTGCGCGGGACGGGACGGTTGGCCTCGACCCTGCGCCAGCACCGGGACGAGGCCCTGCTGTACCGCCGGCTGGCCATCCTGGGCACCGATTCGGATGCTCCCGGCACGCTGGCCGACCTCGCTTGGCGCGGCGTGCCGCGCAAGCCATTCCTGGCCCTGTGCGCGGAGTTCGGCTTCGAGTCGGTTCCGGGGCGCGTCCACCGCTGGGCCTGA
- a CDS encoding class I tRNA ligase family protein, producing MPPPRQLNLRLYDTRRAGVLPLEPIGDGPLGLYVCGITPYDTTHLGHAFTYLAFDVLHRYLEYLGHPVRYVQNLTDVDDDMLRHARDQGQDYLAMGRLHTDRFLADMAALNWLAPSAYPRATEHIPHMVAMIEPLLAAGLAYRAGQHVFLSVAADPAFGSLAHVPAADRLALANERGNDPDLPGKRDPLDPVLWQPSLPDEPAWPSPWGDGRPGWHIECSAMSVTHLGPRFEIHGGGRDLAFPHHEAERTQSEGSTGLRPVVRHWVHTGMVHYADEKMSKSVGNLVMVRDLLERWPADAIRLALTRHHYRADLTWTDGLAAEAQLTVQRWAQAAAVAPAAPATPTVMGDRMPVPEGVAALRDSALAALDDDLDTPRVVTTLDQLAVLALGSDRGPADQEAAGAVLRDLATRILGLRLEPAA from the coding sequence GTGCCCCCTCCGCGCCAGCTCAACCTGCGCCTGTACGACACCCGTCGGGCCGGAGTCTTGCCACTCGAGCCGATTGGTGACGGACCCCTCGGACTGTACGTGTGCGGCATCACCCCGTACGACACGACCCACCTGGGTCATGCCTTCACCTACCTGGCGTTCGACGTCCTGCACCGGTACCTCGAGTACCTCGGCCACCCGGTCCGCTACGTTCAGAACCTGACCGATGTCGACGACGACATGCTCCGCCACGCCCGCGATCAGGGCCAGGACTACCTGGCCATGGGCCGCCTGCACACGGACCGCTTCCTGGCCGACATGGCGGCCCTGAACTGGCTCGCGCCGAGCGCATACCCGCGCGCCACGGAGCACATCCCGCACATGGTGGCGATGATCGAGCCATTGCTGGCGGCCGGCCTCGCATATCGGGCAGGCCAACACGTGTTCCTGTCGGTGGCCGCCGACCCGGCGTTCGGGTCTCTGGCTCACGTGCCGGCGGCGGATCGCCTGGCGCTGGCCAATGAGCGCGGCAACGATCCGGACCTGCCCGGCAAGCGCGACCCGCTGGACCCGGTGCTGTGGCAGCCGTCGCTCCCCGACGAGCCGGCCTGGCCCTCGCCCTGGGGGGACGGGCGGCCAGGTTGGCACATCGAGTGCTCCGCCATGAGCGTGACCCACCTCGGACCCCGGTTCGAGATCCACGGCGGGGGGCGGGACCTCGCCTTCCCGCACCACGAGGCCGAACGCACGCAGTCGGAGGGCTCGACCGGCCTCCGGCCCGTGGTCCGTCACTGGGTCCACACCGGCATGGTCCACTACGCCGATGAGAAGATGAGCAAGTCGGTGGGCAACCTGGTCATGGTCCGAGACCTGCTCGAGCGGTGGCCGGCGGATGCCATCCGGCTTGCGCTCACCCGCCATCACTACCGCGCCGATTTGACCTGGACCGATGGGTTGGCGGCGGAGGCCCAACTGACGGTGCAGCGCTGGGCGCAAGCGGCAGCGGTTGCGCCGGCGGCGCCGGCGACCCCGACGGTGATGGGCGACCGGATGCCCGTTCCCGAAGGGGTGGCCGCGCTGCGAGACAGCGCCTTGGCTGCCCTGGACGATGACCTCGACACACCTCGCGTCGTGACCACCCTTGATCAGCTGGCCGTGCTGGCGCTCGGATCGGACCGGGGCCCGGCCGATCAGGAAGCCGCCGGAGCGGTCCTGCGCGACCTCGCGACCCGGATCCTGGGCCTGCGCCTGGAGCCCGCCGCATGA
- the efeU gene encoding iron uptake transporter permease EfeU, giving the protein MELGALSSGLITGLREGVEAALIVAIILAYLDRTGNRRHFQRVWVGVGAAVALSVAIGVALWATIGGLPQPAEQVFEAAAMILAAGVVTWMLFWMRRMAANMRGELQAAVDRSLTDASVWGLTILAFAAVVREGIETSLFLLGQVAAASSAAGGSLAVLLGALIGLALAVGIGYGFYRGAHVINLRTFFRWTGVALIFIAAGLLSHAVHELVEIGVITIGTETAFDLSGILPHSGEGLAALLGSLLRAMFGYTSQPEWVTFLTWLGYIVVVLPLYLRPLRPAEAASRPVEQTTAKA; this is encoded by the coding sequence ATGGAACTGGGCGCCCTGAGTTCCGGTCTGATCACCGGCCTGCGTGAGGGGGTCGAAGCCGCCCTCATCGTCGCCATCATCCTGGCCTACCTGGATCGGACTGGTAACCGGCGCCACTTCCAACGGGTGTGGGTCGGGGTCGGCGCGGCGGTTGCGCTGAGCGTGGCGATCGGGGTCGCGCTGTGGGCGACGATCGGGGGCCTGCCGCAGCCCGCCGAGCAGGTCTTCGAAGCCGCGGCCATGATCCTGGCCGCCGGCGTGGTGACCTGGATGCTGTTCTGGATGCGGCGGATGGCGGCCAACATGCGCGGCGAGCTCCAGGCCGCGGTGGACCGCTCGTTGACCGACGCGTCGGTCTGGGGCCTGACGATCCTGGCCTTCGCCGCGGTCGTCCGCGAGGGGATCGAGACCTCGCTCTTCCTGCTCGGCCAGGTCGCCGCCGCATCATCCGCGGCCGGCGGGTCGCTGGCCGTCCTGCTGGGCGCGCTCATCGGTCTGGCACTCGCGGTCGGCATCGGCTATGGCTTCTACCGCGGCGCCCACGTCATCAACCTGCGCACCTTCTTCCGCTGGACCGGGGTGGCGCTGATCTTCATCGCCGCCGGGCTGCTGAGCCACGCCGTTCACGAGCTGGTGGAGATCGGCGTGATCACCATCGGCACCGAGACCGCGTTCGACCTGAGCGGGATCCTCCCCCACTCCGGGGAGGGCCTGGCGGCGCTCCTGGGCAGCCTCCTTCGGGCGATGTTCGGCTACACGTCTCAACCGGAGTGGGTCACGTTCCTGACCTGGCTGGGGTACATCGTGGTCGTGCTCCCGCTATACCTCCGGCCGCTCCGGCCGGCCGAGGCAGCCAGCCGACCGGTGGAGCAGACGACCGCCAAGGCCTAG